The Enteractinococcus fodinae genome has a segment encoding these proteins:
- a CDS encoding ABC transporter ATP-binding protein, giving the protein MLRLNNVNKTFFPNSINERIALADVNLELDNGDFVTVIGSNGAGKSTVLNTIAGKINPDTGTVEIAGRNVTRMKDFKRAKYVGRVFQDPMAGTAPDLTIEQNMALAERRGMRRGLAFGITKAKRRRFAEELEVLELGLERRLSAKVGLLSGGQRQALSLLMATFSKPKILLLDEHTAALDPERARLVTHLTKKVVEEQELTTLMVTHNMGQALEVGNRLIMMHEGRIILDVSGAEKEAMGVEDLLAQFSRIKDAAVSDRTLLQ; this is encoded by the coding sequence ATGTTAAGGCTTAACAACGTCAATAAAACCTTTTTCCCGAATTCGATCAACGAACGAATCGCCCTAGCCGATGTGAACCTCGAGTTAGACAACGGTGACTTCGTCACGGTCATCGGTTCCAACGGTGCCGGAAAATCAACGGTGCTCAACACCATTGCTGGGAAGATTAACCCTGATACAGGAACTGTTGAGATTGCGGGTCGAAACGTGACTCGGATGAAAGACTTCAAGCGTGCCAAATACGTCGGACGCGTTTTTCAGGATCCAATGGCGGGCACTGCACCGGATCTAACTATCGAACAAAACATGGCTTTAGCAGAACGCCGGGGGATGCGTCGCGGATTGGCTTTTGGAATTACCAAGGCCAAGCGAAGAAGATTCGCTGAAGAACTCGAAGTTCTCGAACTTGGTCTCGAGCGTCGCCTGAGTGCAAAAGTCGGCTTGCTATCTGGTGGACAACGCCAGGCGCTATCGCTGTTGATGGCTACATTTTCCAAGCCAAAGATCTTGCTGCTCGACGAGCATACTGCCGCACTCGATCCCGAACGTGCCCGATTGGTTACTCACCTGACCAAGAAAGTGGTCGAAGAGCAAGAACTCACGACGTTGATGGTCACCCACAACATGGGCCAAGCACTAGAAGTCGGAAACCGCCTGATCATGATGCACGAGGGACGAATCATTCTTGATGTGTCCGGCGCCGAGAAGGAAGCGATGGGCGTTGAGGATCTCTTAGCTCAATTTTCAAGGATCAAAGACGCTGCAGTATCGGACCGAACACTGTTGCAATAA